The following is a genomic window from Geobacillus subterraneus.
TTTTAAAGGTACGGCCTCTGCAAAAACGCATAGTCGGGATCCATATGAATGGGAATGACCGGAGCAATCCGGTCTTTTTATTTTTGCCTCCCCCTCTTCCTTACTTTTCGTGGTTTTCGCTTGGCTTTTTTTAACCAAAAACAGGAACATATATTCGCGAATTGAACATATGTTCCTAAAAGAAGATCCTTGCGTCGATGTTGCTTGATATTTCTTGTCTGCCAAAAAATAGAATTTTATGTATCGATATGAAGAGCTTCTATGCCAACTGCGAATGCGTCGATCATGTACTGGATCCTCTCGAAGGTTATGTTGTCGTTGTTTCTTTTTCTAGACAAATAAGAACAAATGTGCTAATATATGTTATAAATTAGCAACTTATTTTTTGTTTACAATTATCATTTTTTTGTACAAATTATCAAAGTTTATCCTCGATTATTAAGTTAACTTACTGTTTTATCATTTTTTTATCGTTTCACTTTATATTATGTTAACTTATTATTTTCCCGGAATCTCATGACCTCTTCCCTCCAGTGCCCATAAAATCAATTATCCGGAACTTGTTAACCTAAGTTCCTCATAGTTTTTTGTGTCTACGAATTATCATTTTTTAAACGAATTATCATTATTTTTTTATCGATTATCATCGGTCGTTGATTATCAACTGGAGGTGTTTTTTATGTTGTTTCGACAAGCCATTGATGAATTTGTGTTGTACTTGCAAATTGAAAAAAACTATTCACTTAACACCGTTGATGGTTATGCTTATGATTTGAGATGTTTCGAGAACTTCTTAATTCAACACGGTTATTCTGTACAACTTCATGACATTACAAAAACGCATGTTCGTCGCTTCATCCAGCATCAGATTACAAAAGAAAATGTTAAACCTAGAACGGTCTATCGGAGAATTTCTTGCTTGAAATCGTTCAGTAAATACTGTGTCAAAGAAAATCTAATCGACAACGATTTTATGATTGGAATTGATACTCCTAAAACGGATAGCAAATTACCGACTTATATGTCTTTGTCTGAACTACGAAAACTGTTTCATTTTTTAGAGCAAGACAATAGCCGAATGGCGATGCGAAACC
Proteins encoded in this region:
- a CDS encoding tyrosine-type recombinase/integrase — encoded protein: MLFRQAIDEFVLYLQIEKNYSLNTVDGYAYDLRCFENFLIQHGYSVQLHDITKTHVRRFIQHQITKENVKPRTVYRRISCLKSFSKYCVKENLIDNDFMIGIDTPKTDSKLPTYMSLSELRKLFHFLEQDNSRMAMRNHLLFKLFLLLST